In one Nitrososphaera viennensis EN76 genomic region, the following are encoded:
- a CDS encoding beta-CASP ribonuclease aCPSF1, with protein sequence MQRRPQSEQGSQNIMAVILQSLPQEAALTKIEYEGPKIALYSRNPAYLMQNSQVVSNMVNTIKKRIVVRTDESIRKPQAQSAEIISRSIPAEVGVAGTFFDPVLGEAVVFAKKPWMLAQTGEDFDNIDLAEKTGWRVRIRKAPRSMAAIENIYRLMGETVAERTRFYREVGDKIFRDKLIGEAEASLMTLGGFAEIGRSCMLLATQESKILLDCGINESARDSLLALPRFDVAGIGMDEIDAVVLSHAHMDHAGFVPALFKYGYAGPVYCTEPTMLLMEILQQDYVRRTKAPLYSERDIERALVHTIPLTHGIVTDISPDIKLVLSNSGHMLGSVSAHLHIGNGDHNLVYTGDMKFGKTLALDNAYWNFPRVETMIIESTYGGKEDVLCPREEAEANLARMITSAAHAGGRVLIPVPAAGIAQELLLTLDLLSRASRITNVPVLVEKIISDATAIHEAYPEFLSRDLRPRISESEESPFFGSQFSTVESFETKQGEPAVILAPSSMLAGGPSAGYLKQIASDQTSKVILVSYQALDTPGRLLLDGSRQVTVNGETVNVRCEVDRIDGFASHSDYNQLMAYVSRLRPKLRRVLVNHGERPKAQNLASQINKIFKIQTQHPLVQEAVKLL encoded by the coding sequence ATGCAGCGTAGGCCACAAAGCGAACAGGGCAGCCAGAACATAATGGCAGTGATACTGCAGAGTCTGCCGCAAGAGGCCGCGCTCACAAAGATAGAGTACGAGGGGCCAAAAATTGCCCTTTACTCAAGGAACCCGGCGTACCTGATGCAGAACAGCCAGGTCGTCTCCAACATGGTCAACACGATAAAAAAGCGCATCGTGGTGCGCACCGACGAGTCTATACGCAAGCCGCAGGCCCAGTCCGCGGAGATAATATCAAGATCGATACCCGCGGAGGTGGGAGTCGCCGGCACGTTCTTCGATCCGGTGCTTGGCGAGGCTGTCGTGTTTGCCAAAAAGCCCTGGATGCTTGCGCAGACCGGAGAGGACTTTGACAACATCGACCTTGCAGAAAAGACGGGCTGGCGCGTCAGGATCAGAAAGGCTCCACGCAGCATGGCCGCGATTGAAAATATTTACAGATTGATGGGCGAGACGGTCGCCGAGCGCACCCGGTTCTACAGAGAAGTGGGCGACAAGATATTCCGCGACAAGCTGATCGGAGAAGCGGAAGCAAGCCTGATGACGCTCGGCGGCTTTGCCGAAATTGGTAGGTCGTGCATGCTGCTTGCGACGCAGGAGAGCAAGATACTGCTTGACTGCGGCATAAACGAGAGCGCCCGCGACTCGCTTTTGGCCCTTCCGAGGTTTGACGTCGCCGGCATCGGCATGGACGAGATCGACGCAGTCGTGCTGAGCCACGCGCACATGGACCATGCAGGCTTTGTCCCCGCGCTCTTCAAGTACGGCTACGCCGGGCCGGTCTACTGCACCGAGCCGACGATGCTTCTTATGGAGATTCTGCAGCAGGACTATGTCCGGAGGACGAAAGCCCCGCTCTACTCGGAAAGGGACATCGAGCGCGCCCTCGTGCACACGATACCGCTCACGCACGGCATCGTGACGGACATCTCTCCTGACATCAAACTCGTATTGTCAAACTCGGGCCACATGCTCGGCTCCGTCTCGGCGCACCTGCACATCGGAAACGGCGACCACAACCTGGTCTACACCGGCGACATGAAGTTTGGCAAGACGCTTGCGCTTGACAACGCCTACTGGAACTTTCCACGCGTCGAGACGATGATAATCGAAAGCACGTACGGGGGCAAGGAGGACGTACTGTGCCCACGCGAAGAGGCCGAGGCAAACCTCGCCCGAATGATAACGTCTGCCGCGCACGCCGGCGGGCGCGTGCTGATACCGGTCCCGGCGGCAGGAATCGCGCAGGAGCTGTTGCTCACGCTGGACCTCCTGAGCAGGGCAAGCAGGATAACAAACGTGCCGGTGCTGGTTGAAAAGATAATCTCTGACGCCACTGCCATCCACGAGGCTTACCCAGAGTTCCTGTCACGCGACCTCCGTCCGCGCATAAGCGAGTCTGAGGAGAGCCCCTTCTTTGGCTCGCAGTTTTCGACGGTCGAGTCGTTTGAGACAAAGCAGGGCGAGCCGGCGGTGATACTTGCGCCGTCGTCAATGCTTGCCGGCGGGCCGTCGGCGGGCTACCTGAAGCAGATCGCCTCCGACCAGACGAGCAAGGTGATACTGGTGTCGTACCAGGCGCTAGACACACCCGGCAGGCTTTTGCTTGACGGCAGCCGCCAGGTGACCGTAAACGGCGAAACTGTAAACGTGCGCTGCGAGGTGGACCGCATCGACGGCTTTGCAAGCCACAGCGACTACAACCAGCTGATGGCCTACGTCAGCAGGCTCCGGCCCAAGCTCCGCAGGGTGCTTGTAAACCACGGCGAGAGGCCCAAGGCGCAGAACCTGGCAAGCCAGATAAACAAGATATTCAAGATACAGACGCAGCACCCGCTAGTGCAGGAAGCGGTAAAGCTACTTTAG
- a CDS encoding EF-Tu/IF-2/RF-3 family GTPase produces the protein MNSVNFVVLGDPAIAGELGKKGTSTDITIYDRKTADIVYTWTVPITFPDKVQPLMQAVNIAEYAILNVSKLDRFLGEQVLALDYSGIKDGFVLHSYEVDREKLKALLKGTSLANYQFVDSIDQLKQEMTKLAPKGKEGPVMIPVDHAFDVKGVGTVVLGVVRQGSVKAYDELTLQPSGKNVLVKSIQMHDDPVENSSSPARVGLAVKGPSAGDISRGDVICAPGTVKVASGPVAAKFQKSPFFKGELADNQMYMLSAGMQIRPVKVKQAAGSDMLEITPEKPMVYLPGQACVLLKPDSQTTRIIGKGVFQ, from the coding sequence TTGAACAGCGTCAACTTTGTCGTGCTCGGCGACCCTGCAATCGCAGGCGAGCTTGGCAAAAAGGGCACGTCCACTGACATCACGATATACGACCGCAAGACGGCGGACATTGTCTACACCTGGACGGTCCCGATTACATTTCCTGACAAGGTCCAGCCCCTCATGCAGGCAGTCAACATCGCGGAATACGCGATACTGAACGTGTCAAAACTTGACAGGTTCCTTGGCGAGCAGGTTCTTGCGCTTGACTACTCTGGCATAAAGGACGGCTTTGTCCTGCACTCGTACGAGGTCGACCGGGAAAAACTAAAGGCGCTGCTGAAAGGCACGTCGCTTGCAAACTACCAGTTTGTCGACAGCATCGACCAGCTGAAACAGGAAATGACAAAGCTTGCGCCAAAGGGGAAGGAAGGGCCGGTGATGATACCCGTAGACCACGCGTTTGACGTCAAGGGCGTTGGAACGGTAGTCCTTGGAGTGGTGAGGCAGGGAAGTGTCAAGGCGTACGACGAGCTTACGCTCCAGCCCTCTGGCAAGAACGTTCTTGTAAAGTCGATACAGATGCACGACGACCCCGTAGAGAATTCGTCAAGCCCGGCGCGGGTGGGCCTTGCAGTAAAGGGCCCTTCCGCAGGCGACATCTCGCGGGGAGACGTGATATGCGCTCCGGGAACTGTCAAGGTGGCGTCCGGCCCGGTGGCTGCGAAATTCCAGAAAAGCCCGTTCTTCAAGGGCGAGCTTGCAGACAACCAGATGTACATGCTGTCTGCGGGGATGCAGATACGGCCGGTAAAGGTCAAGCAGGCCGCTGGCAGCGACATGCTGGAGATAACGCCCGAAAAGCCGATGGTGTACCTGCCGGGGCAGGCGTGCGTGCTCCTAAAGCCGGACAGCCAGACCACGAGGATAATAGGCAAGGGCGTATTCCAGTAG
- a CDS encoding endonuclease dU, with protein MRVFAVAESFRKTAKSSVLAGVVMRRDLVVDGMAFGRATIGGDDATGAIVSMYRSLGRDDVNCILLDGLVISMYNIVDGCQVSQDTGMPVIAITFEDSKGLEGAIRHHFPQGWEEKVEQYRRIGERERVALKTGKPLYIRCWGITQKRAVSLLDAFTLQGAVPEPVRVAKLAAKSALML; from the coding sequence GTGCGCGTCTTTGCAGTAGCCGAGAGTTTCAGAAAGACCGCCAAGAGCTCGGTCCTTGCAGGCGTGGTCATGCGCCGCGACCTTGTAGTGGACGGCATGGCGTTTGGACGGGCGACCATTGGGGGCGACGACGCCACCGGCGCGATTGTCTCCATGTACAGGTCGCTTGGGCGCGACGACGTCAACTGCATACTGCTTGACGGCCTTGTAATCAGCATGTACAACATCGTCGACGGGTGCCAGGTCTCGCAGGACACGGGCATGCCGGTGATCGCGATAACGTTTGAGGACTCGAAGGGTCTTGAAGGGGCGATCAGGCATCATTTTCCGCAAGGGTGGGAGGAAAAGGTGGAGCAGTACCGGAGGATTGGGGAGCGGGAGCGGGTGGCGCTCAAGACTGGCAAGCCGCTGTACATACGGTGCTGGGGCATTACGCAAAAGCGCGCCGTGTCTCTTCTTGACGCGTTTACGCTGCAGGGCGCCGTTCCCGAGCCTGTAAGGGTGGCAAAACTTGCTGCAAAATCTGCCCTAATGCTTTAA
- a CDS encoding SRPBCC family protein: protein MAQKSNCFADFLSLLRRFSHAFAVDAPIDRVWAFYTDIGHLEIITPPEMGLKVVRCTTGRQLAEGTEVWLEGNLVVKSRWHSRITRLQPYVYVDEMLEGRFRVWKHTHSFEKAGSGTKVIDEIEYELQYGPLGKMLEGYAEKQLAKIFAHRKDATIKALR, encoded by the coding sequence TTGGCACAAAAGTCAAATTGCTTTGCCGATTTCCTATCGCTGTTGCGCAGGTTTTCCCACGCCTTTGCGGTCGACGCCCCTATTGACAGGGTGTGGGCCTTTTACACCGACATCGGCCACCTTGAAATCATCACGCCTCCTGAAATGGGCCTGAAGGTGGTAAGGTGCACCACTGGCAGGCAACTTGCAGAGGGGACGGAGGTGTGGCTGGAGGGAAACCTGGTGGTGAAAAGCAGGTGGCACTCTAGAATAACGCGCCTGCAGCCCTACGTGTACGTGGACGAGATGCTGGAAGGCCGGTTCCGGGTGTGGAAGCACACGCATTCGTTCGAGAAGGCCGGCAGCGGTACCAAGGTTATTGACGAGATCGAGTACGAGCTGCAATACGGCCCGCTTGGCAAGATGCTCGAAGGCTATGCCGAAAAGCAGCTGGCAAAAATATTTGCGCACAGAAAGGACGCGACGATTAAAGCTCTTAGATGA
- a CDS encoding multicopper oxidase domain-containing protein: MNKAIIAGLAAGVLVVGLIFSPLFNGFPLSAAQAAPTGVTRHYTLIANEMEVQVAPDNALHPGGIKYNAMVFNGTIPGPVMASNAGDTVEITLKNEGKQIHSIDFHAAIGPSQVLSGNIAAGESKTWTFNTPNSGAFMYHCGADALNGVWEHIANGMYGAFVVHPTNEAPAKEFYVAFGEIYNSADGGLFVGANGTGSFDIMKFATEQPDLILTNGMAHRYVPAIGQSVKLDLNANATVFQVKPGELTRWYILAPGPNEGVSFHFISGQIDVRDGSFKTRNMAPVRNEETWWIPVGSASVIESVFPEEGLYVGVDHNMAHVLRGGAFAVLATNNSTADDVPPEAWVPSKAWLNEHAEMGGSMMGGSAGNNATSGGNTTSG, translated from the coding sequence ATGAACAAGGCAATCATTGCAGGGTTGGCTGCCGGTGTTCTGGTAGTGGGACTAATTTTCAGTCCACTTTTCAATGGATTCCCACTTTCAGCTGCACAGGCTGCCCCGACTGGTGTCACTAGACACTATACCTTGATCGCAAACGAGATGGAGGTTCAGGTGGCCCCTGATAACGCTCTGCATCCGGGCGGAATAAAGTACAACGCAATGGTCTTCAACGGCACCATTCCTGGTCCCGTCATGGCCTCAAACGCAGGCGATACCGTGGAAATCACCTTGAAGAATGAAGGCAAGCAGATCCACAGCATCGACTTCCACGCAGCCATTGGCCCAAGCCAGGTGCTCTCTGGCAACATTGCCGCAGGAGAGTCCAAGACCTGGACCTTCAACACACCCAACTCTGGTGCATTCATGTACCACTGCGGTGCTGATGCACTCAACGGCGTATGGGAGCACATTGCAAACGGCATGTACGGTGCATTCGTAGTCCACCCGACCAACGAGGCTCCAGCAAAGGAGTTCTATGTAGCATTCGGTGAAATCTACAACAGCGCAGACGGCGGTCTATTCGTTGGGGCAAACGGCACAGGCTCTTTTGACATTATGAAGTTTGCAACAGAGCAGCCTGACCTCATCCTGACCAACGGCATGGCACACAGGTACGTCCCGGCCATCGGCCAATCAGTCAAGCTCGACCTGAACGCCAACGCCACTGTCTTCCAGGTAAAGCCTGGTGAACTTACAAGATGGTACATACTGGCTCCAGGACCGAACGAGGGAGTTTCGTTCCACTTCATCTCGGGCCAGATTGACGTAAGGGATGGCTCATTCAAGACGAGGAACATGGCTCCTGTCAGGAACGAAGAAACCTGGTGGATCCCGGTGGGCTCTGCTTCGGTGATTGAATCTGTATTCCCCGAAGAAGGCCTCTATGTGGGTGTTGACCACAACATGGCCCATGTCTTAAGGGGCGGAGCGTTTGCGGTCCTTGCCACAAACAACTCTACCGCAGACGACGTGCCGCCAGAGGCGTGGGTGCCATCAAAGGCATGGCTGAATGAGCATGCCGAGATGGGCGGCTCCATGATGGGTGGCTCGGCTGGCAACAATGCAACCTCCGGTGGCAACACCACCTCTGGTTAG
- a CDS encoding FxLYD domain-containing protein has protein sequence MPERPPPYTDMRLLAWAALAVLLVPFAFPSLAVANAEGDINTIELKNSDYSFVDSQGMTNIVGIANNRGTWPLSVTMALNVTDSSGRTSTLYEDLYGSVIYPAKGAPFKFRLAEGLEPVGKPYVASAKQVDQPFYDTLVLNYTNMAVGQERVLTGTVKNIGNTELRNVYVYASVHDENTKNLDSVKSNVVPVLRPGEEAVFTASPDPAVKAEVYYYSCAGFDINAPIPTLSTGDGGFIAYDFNSIAKVGSLRYENATDSIAFDITHYNPKGGPASIKIPQLVQNQTVVVMMDGKPYDGATVKADGKTVHIDFFVPPGNHAVQIQGVRNMPEFPFAALGLAALTATVIAAARLKAAFKIS, from the coding sequence TTGCCGGAGCGCCCACCACCGTATACAGATATGCGCCTGCTGGCGTGGGCCGCACTTGCAGTCCTGCTCGTTCCTTTTGCATTCCCTTCCCTAGCAGTTGCAAATGCGGAGGGTGACATCAACACAATTGAGCTAAAGAATTCCGATTATTCTTTTGTGGATTCGCAGGGAATGACAAACATAGTTGGAATCGCCAACAATCGCGGTACGTGGCCGTTAAGCGTCACTATGGCCCTTAACGTCACTGACAGTTCGGGACGCACCTCGACGCTCTATGAAGACCTGTACGGGAGCGTTATCTACCCTGCAAAGGGAGCGCCGTTCAAGTTCCGGCTTGCAGAGGGCCTTGAACCGGTGGGCAAGCCGTACGTAGCAAGTGCCAAGCAGGTAGACCAGCCGTTCTATGACACGCTTGTGCTCAACTACACCAACATGGCGGTGGGACAAGAGCGTGTCCTCACCGGCACCGTGAAGAACATAGGCAACACCGAGCTTAGAAACGTCTATGTCTACGCCTCTGTCCACGACGAAAACACGAAAAACTTGGACTCTGTCAAGAGCAACGTCGTGCCCGTGCTGAGGCCCGGCGAGGAAGCAGTATTTACGGCGTCGCCAGATCCCGCCGTCAAGGCAGAGGTCTATTACTACAGCTGTGCCGGCTTTGACATCAACGCCCCGATACCGACCCTTTCCACCGGCGACGGGGGGTTCATCGCGTACGACTTTAATTCTATTGCCAAGGTGGGCAGCCTGAGATATGAAAATGCAACCGACAGTATCGCGTTTGACATCACACACTACAATCCAAAGGGCGGACCAGCAAGCATAAAGATCCCGCAGCTGGTGCAGAACCAGACCGTTGTGGTGATGATGGACGGCAAGCCCTATGACGGCGCCACCGTCAAAGCCGACGGCAAGACAGTGCACATCGACTTTTTCGTGCCGCCTGGCAACCACGCAGTGCAGATCCAGGGCGTGCGCAACATGCCCGAGTTTCCGTTTGCGGCTCTTGGCCTTGCGGCTCTTACCGCCACAGTTATAGCTGCGGCAAGGCTCAAGGCAGCATTTAAAATCTCCTGA
- a CDS encoding NAD(P)-dependent glycerol-1-phosphate dehydrogenase has protein sequence MVVASPPSHLMELPRKILIGERVIAEVGPFVRSLDMSARSVAVITGRVVKERAGVSCNSSLEDAMLKTKWHVVSDASMDTVNKLHDKIRDDRPDFVIGFGGGRSVDVAKMTAYRLSRPFLSVPTSASHDGISSPFVSVRGIDKPHSIKANTPIGVLADTHLLSQAPPRLLAGGCGDLVAKITAVKDWELARDERGEYFGSYAANLAYMSAQIILEESEKLKKNERLGVRTVVEALISAGVAACIAGSSRPCSGAEHLFSHALEYVAGGAECGLHGERVGIGTIMMARLHGLDWENVRNTLEDMGAPTKAKQIGLTEDNVVQALVRAQSLRPDRYTILSKVKMDKKKARELAAATKVI, from the coding sequence ATGGTAGTAGCGTCCCCCCCTTCCCACCTCATGGAACTGCCAAGGAAGATACTGATAGGCGAGCGCGTGATAGCAGAGGTGGGCCCGTTTGTCAGGTCGCTGGACATGTCTGCAAGGAGCGTCGCGGTCATCACCGGCAGGGTGGTCAAAGAGCGCGCAGGCGTGTCGTGCAATTCGTCGCTTGAAGACGCCATGCTAAAGACAAAGTGGCACGTGGTGTCAGACGCTTCTATGGACACCGTCAACAAGCTGCATGACAAGATAAGGGACGACAGGCCGGATTTCGTGATAGGCTTTGGCGGCGGGAGGTCGGTGGACGTTGCGAAGATGACTGCCTACCGGCTGTCAAGGCCGTTTCTGAGCGTGCCGACCTCGGCGTCCCACGACGGCATATCAAGCCCGTTTGTCTCTGTGAGGGGAATAGACAAGCCGCACTCTATAAAGGCCAACACGCCGATAGGCGTCCTTGCCGACACGCACCTCCTGTCGCAGGCGCCTCCGCGCCTTTTGGCCGGCGGCTGCGGCGACCTTGTAGCCAAGATAACGGCAGTAAAAGACTGGGAGCTAGCAAGGGACGAAAGGGGCGAGTACTTTGGAAGTTACGCGGCAAACCTGGCGTACATGAGCGCCCAGATAATACTGGAAGAGTCTGAAAAATTGAAAAAGAACGAGCGGCTCGGCGTCAGGACGGTCGTCGAGGCGCTCATAAGCGCAGGAGTGGCAGCGTGCATCGCAGGAAGCAGCCGGCCCTGCTCGGGCGCGGAGCACCTGTTCAGCCACGCGCTGGAATACGTCGCAGGAGGAGCAGAGTGCGGCCTGCACGGCGAGCGCGTCGGCATCGGCACGATAATGATGGCCAGGCTGCACGGCCTTGACTGGGAAAACGTCAGGAACACGCTTGAAGACATGGGCGCGCCCACAAAGGCAAAGCAGATCGGGCTCACGGAGGACAACGTGGTGCAGGCCCTTGTCAGGGCGCAGTCGCTCCGCCCCGACCGCTACACGATACTGAGCAAGGTAAAGATGGACAAGAAAAAGGCCCGCGAGCTTGCCGCGGCCACAAAGGTCATCTAA
- a CDS encoding TRAM domain-containing protein → MEGTSSSSSGSRGPRRFGGPRPFRLAPVSVGQEYDVTIESMSRRGDSGVAKIQGLVVFVAGARVGDSVRIRITKVGSGFATAEIADSIESLSPDAETETSADSDE, encoded by the coding sequence TTGGAAGGCACCAGCAGTTCCTCCTCTGGCTCCCGCGGCCCAAGGCGCTTTGGAGGCCCCCGGCCGTTCCGGCTTGCGCCTGTGAGCGTCGGCCAGGAATACGACGTGACGATAGAGTCGATGAGCAGGAGGGGCGACAGCGGGGTCGCCAAGATTCAGGGACTGGTGGTGTTTGTGGCAGGCGCCAGGGTGGGCGATTCAGTGAGGATAAGGATAACCAAGGTGGGAAGCGGCTTTGCGACCGCGGAAATCGCAGACAGCATCGAGTCGCTTTCCCCGGACGCCGAGACCGAGACCTCGGCCGACAGCGACGAGTGA
- a CDS encoding methane monooxygenase/ammonia monooxygenase subunit C, which translates to MALIPSLIPKEVEIQRLKKIYVFFIVLASIALSVEIDNFVDGSLHQTSIRDSAFTPAHWWLYSHFIALPVGWGMVAMYDRRVPVLRGPGNSMNTGLKITIIGYLATMFTVGVNEMWHFWMVEEIFSVPNHWMFNMGVVVAFMGALAYVVRVYARMVELQQETPAKNPYVAEMYKLALEGKLYSRSIP; encoded by the coding sequence ATGGCTCTCATACCATCACTCATACCGAAGGAAGTAGAGATACAACGGCTGAAGAAGATTTACGTCTTCTTTATAGTGCTGGCTTCGATAGCACTATCGGTAGAAATCGACAACTTTGTCGACGGCTCGCTGCACCAGACGTCCATACGCGACTCGGCCTTCACGCCGGCCCACTGGTGGCTGTACAGCCACTTTATCGCGCTGCCAGTCGGCTGGGGCATGGTGGCCATGTACGACAGAAGGGTTCCAGTCCTCAGGGGCCCCGGCAACTCGATGAACACGGGCTTGAAGATAACCATCATTGGCTACCTTGCCACGATGTTCACTGTCGGGGTCAACGAGATGTGGCACTTCTGGATGGTCGAGGAGATCTTTTCCGTACCGAACCACTGGATGTTCAACATGGGTGTCGTAGTGGCATTCATGGGCGCCTTGGCGTACGTGGTGAGGGTGTACGCAAGGATGGTGGAGCTGCAGCAGGAGACTCCGGCCAAGAACCCGTACGTGGCAGAGATGTACAAGCTGGCGCTGGAAGGAAAACTGTACAGCAGGTCGATACCGTAA
- the sepF gene encoding cell division protein SepF, with the protein MTDRPTTTQKAPVYLKALTLRDVSDAQGVKEDIKKHMIVILRVTPLAQKDVEELRKVVEELYSYAQSVGGDIARLGEERIVITPPGVKIWRGAYDLK; encoded by the coding sequence GTGACGGACAGGCCAACCACTACTCAAAAGGCGCCAGTCTACCTTAAAGCGCTGACCCTACGAGACGTCTCAGACGCCCAGGGAGTGAAGGAGGACATCAAAAAGCACATGATAGTCATCCTTAGAGTGACCCCCCTTGCGCAAAAGGACGTCGAGGAGCTGCGCAAGGTGGTAGAAGAACTGTACTCCTATGCGCAGTCGGTCGGAGGCGACATTGCAAGGCTGGGCGAGGAGCGCATCGTCATAACACCCCCTGGCGTCAAGATATGGCGGGGCGCGTACGACCTAAAGTAG
- a CDS encoding DUF814 domain-containing protein, with the protein MSQQDSQKNDAAEKKKPKAVALLSGGLDSSLAVRMMLEQGVDVEAVAIKTPFCDFDCGKGCGHRVKEVADELGVKLKTVYFGEDYLRMLKKPKHGYGSGMNPCIDCREMMYGAAKEHMEKTGADFVVTGEVLFQRPMSQNNRALHIIENETGLEGKVLRPLSAKHLPPTDAEKEGLIKRENMGDIKGRSRKGQLALAKHFGVQEPPNAAGGCLLTDPAFSKRVEDAMEHADDIPSINDIELLKVGRHFRLTPAEKLVVGRNKDENEVIKALVEDTDVVLEARDHVGPTCILRGKSHDKATIAKAAGIVLRYSDAPKDEASKIKITIAGKEEQELEVVPAGVPETDALRI; encoded by the coding sequence ATGTCGCAGCAGGACTCCCAGAAAAACGATGCCGCCGAGAAAAAAAAGCCAAAGGCAGTAGCGCTCCTTTCAGGAGGGCTTGACAGCAGCCTCGCAGTGAGGATGATGCTGGAGCAGGGAGTCGACGTCGAGGCGGTGGCGATAAAGACGCCGTTCTGCGACTTTGACTGCGGCAAGGGCTGCGGCCACAGGGTAAAGGAGGTGGCCGACGAGCTTGGCGTGAAACTAAAGACGGTGTATTTTGGCGAGGACTACCTCCGCATGCTCAAAAAACCCAAGCACGGCTACGGCTCTGGCATGAACCCGTGCATCGACTGCAGGGAAATGATGTATGGCGCGGCCAAGGAGCACATGGAAAAGACCGGCGCCGACTTTGTAGTCACGGGCGAAGTGCTGTTCCAGCGCCCCATGAGCCAAAATAATAGAGCATTGCACATCATTGAAAATGAGACGGGCCTTGAGGGCAAGGTGCTGAGGCCGCTGTCGGCAAAGCACCTCCCGCCGACAGACGCCGAGAAGGAGGGCCTGATAAAGCGCGAGAACATGGGCGACATCAAGGGCAGGTCCAGAAAGGGCCAGCTGGCCCTTGCCAAGCACTTTGGCGTGCAAGAGCCGCCAAACGCCGCCGGCGGCTGCCTGCTAACCGACCCTGCGTTTTCAAAGCGCGTCGAGGACGCAATGGAGCACGCAGACGACATCCCTTCGATAAACGATATTGAGCTTTTAAAGGTCGGGCGCCACTTCCGCCTGACGCCAGCAGAAAAGCTGGTAGTCGGCAGGAACAAGGACGAAAACGAGGTCATAAAGGCGCTCGTCGAGGACACCGACGTCGTCCTGGAAGCCAGGGACCACGTCGGCCCGACCTGCATACTGCGCGGAAAAAGCCATGACAAAGCCACTATCGCAAAAGCTGCCGGAATCGTCCTGCGCTACTCTGACGCTCCGAAGGATGAAGCATCCAAGATCAAAATAACGATAGCAGGCAAAGAAGAGCAAGAGCTCGAAGTGGTGCCGGCAGGCGTCCCCGAGACCGATGCCCTGCGCATCTAG